One Candidatus Dormiibacterota bacterium genomic window, CGCGCCGCCGCCGCTCACAGGCGCGCAATCTCGCGATACGCGGCCAGCCGCGCCCGGCGCCGGTCGCGTCGAAATACCAGGGCAAGGCTTCGGGCCAGCATGGCCGCGCGGGTGATGCCGCGAGCGGCGATCGTCCAGGACCGCGGGTAGTAGGTGGCGTAGAACCGGTACATGCTGCGGTAGCTTTCGATCATCAGGGGCAGCTCGTTCTGTCGCGAGCTGCCGCCCAGGCGATGGGTCGCAACCGCGGCCGGCTCAAACCAGATCTGCCAGCCGGCGCGCCGGGCGCGCACGCACCAATCGAGTTCTTCCGCGTACATGAAGTAACGGTCGTCGAAGGGCCCCACCTCCGAGACGGCGGCGAGGCGCACCAGCATGCAGGCGCCGACCACCCAATCGACCTCGCGGGGGGCGTCTTGCTTCGAGAGCAGGAGGTACCAGCGTCCGATCCCCGGCACGTATTTGAGCACTCGATAGAGGCGAAAGGCCTCGATGAGGTGTGTGAGGGGGGA contains:
- a CDS encoding glycosyltransferase family 2 protein; its protein translation is MRALSENTRSPWQLLVIDNASSDGSLERFDAGGVPTRIIKNTKNLGFAAGVNAALALVETPFALLLNPDAFVHAGCVDALLERAVTTPKAAAVGAGLRNPDGSLQPASRNEPSPLTHLIEAFRLYRVLKYVPGIGRWYLLLSKQDAPREVDWVVGACMLVRLAAVSEVGPFDDRYFMYAEELDWCVRARRAGWQIWFEPAAVATHRLGGSSRQNELPLMIESYRSMYRFYATYYPRSWTIAARGITRAAMLARSLALVFRRDRRRARLAAYREIARL